The genomic region ATCATAATACTGGACTTCTTGAGCTTGAACAGATAAAAAAGGTAGTTACAGAGGTTTTCTATACGCCAATAATACCTGAAGGTAAGGCTCTCCTGATCTCTTCTGGACCACAAAATATGGACATAGTTTTAGGGCTTGACATGAGTTTGGCGTATACTGAAAGCACTAATATGGTACACCAGTTTAGAGTTATGGAGATCCTCGTTCCCAGAATAAAGCGTCCCGGTGCGGTACTCGTAATAGGTAAGTGATCAGGATGTGAGAGCCTTCCAGAGAAGGTCTGCTACCTCTCTTTTGATCTCTTCACGTTTTTCCAAAAGCCCAGCTTCCGTAAGGAGAAATACCCTCTCAAGGGTACCCACAAACATAGCAAGCGCGAGTTCAGCCCTAACCTTGACGATCCCCTTTCCCTCTTGAAGGAGTTTCAATACCGCATCCTTTGGAAGTTTTATAAACTCTTTTACCTCTTCAGCCCTCAAATAGTGAAAGAGATCTAGATATTTAAAAGCTTCAGGATTCTCAAAGCAGAAATTGAGAAATTCTTCAACAGCCCTATAAAACTTTTCTTTGTATGTCTTTTCTTCAAAAGAGGACATAAGTCTGTTGTAGAACTCTTCCGAGTACATACCGAAAAGCCCTCTCACTATCTCATCCTTGCTGACAAAGTGTCTGTATATGGCCCCTTCCGTTACACCTACATCCTTGGCTATATCCTTTATAGTGGTTTCCCTTATGCCTTTTTCAGAAAAGAGCTTCAGTGCGGATTCTAAGATCCTCTTTTTTGTACCCTTTCGCTTTAACCTCATAACTTTATTATAACAGAAAGTGACGGCTCACTCTCTTTTCCATCCACCTCCGAGAGCTTTGTAAAGTAGCACCTGCTCTTTGAGATACTCACCCTTAAAAGTGATTAGCTCTAAGAGAGAAGTCTCATAATCCTTTTTTGCTTGCAGGACATTTATGTA from Hydrogenobacter sp. harbors:
- a CDS encoding TetR/AcrR family transcriptional regulator, which encodes MRLKRKGTKKRILESALKLFSEKGIRETTIKDIAKDVGVTEGAIYRHFVSKDEIVRGLFGMYSEEFYNRLMSSFEEKTYKEKFYRAVEEFLNFCFENPEAFKYLDLFHYLRAEEVKEFIKLPKDAVLKLLQEGKGIVKVRAELALAMFVGTLERVFLLTEAGLLEKREEIKREVADLLWKALTS